From Oryza sativa Japonica Group chromosome 4, ASM3414082v1, one genomic window encodes:
- the LOC107277398 gene encoding immune-associated nucleotide-binding protein 9 encodes MGGGGGENRVDNHDDDDDDWELAAGAALADVTLVLVGKVGSGKSATANSILGDEAFESKCSYAGVTQTCQKKSTTVQDGCLIRTINVIDTPGLFDMDIKAEDVRREIVKCMDMAKDGIHAMLMVFSATSRFSCEDEKTIETLKSFFGDKILDHMILVFTRGDEVGGETSWKNMLSDSAPTYLQDILKLFENRVVLFENKTSSTQDRQAQRKKMLDAVDFVVSSNHGKPFSNQLFTQIQEVHHRQKDANSEVYSSMQETDSYISLITKMVEEKLNGTILRMEQQLLKEQEARLDIQNEMTKAILRSEEDIRRLRLSLEKAEQESNNAREENKRFRESEKASKEQEKQTEAEIQKLKEKMEKDREEREEEIRRLRDDLEKEREERQKQSGCIIL; translated from the exons atgggcggcggcggcggcgagaatcGCGTCGAcaaccacgacgacgacgacgacgactgggagctggccgccggcgccgcgctcgccgacgtCACACTCGTTCTCGTCGGGAAGGTCGGCTCCGGGAAGAGCGCGACGGCGAACAGCATCCTTGGAGACGAAGCGTTCGAGTCCAAGTGTTCCTATGCCGGTGTCACGCAAACCTGCCAGAAGAAGAGCACCACGGTTCAGGATGGCTGCTTGATCCGCACTATCAACGTCATTGACACTCCAG GTTTATTCGACATGGACATTAAAGCTGAGGATGTGCGTAGAGAGATCGTCAAGTGTATGGACATGGCCAAAGATGGGATACATGCGATGCTCATGGTTTTTTCAGCAACATCTCGCTTTTCCTGTGAAGATGAGAAGACGATCGAGACTCTGAAATCGTTCTTCGGCGATAAAATCCTTGACCATATGATATTGGTTTTCACACGCGGAGATGAAGTAGGTGGGGAGACCAGTTGGAAAAATATGTTATCTGACAGTGCCCCTACATATCTTCAG GACATTCTCAAGTTGTTTGAAAATAGGGTGGTTCTTTTCGAGAATAAGACCAGTAGTACTCAGGACCGCCAGGCGCAGCGGAAAAAAATGCTTGATGCAGTGGACTTTGTCGTATCAAGCAATCATGGGAAACCATTTTCAAATCAGCTGTTTACTCAGATTCAG GAGGTGCATCACAGACAGAAAGATGCCAATTCTGAGGTGTATTCATCAATGCAAGAGACTGACAGTTACATTTCACTCATAACCAAGATG GTAGAAGAAAAGCTAAACGGTACAATCCTGAGGATGGAACAACAGCTTCTGAAAGAGCAGGAAGCGAGGCTGGATATACAGAACGAGATGACGAAGGCAATCCTAAGATCAGAAGAGGACATCAGGAGACTGAGGCTGAGCCTAGAGAAGGCTGAACAAGAGAGTAACAATGCTCGAGAGGAAAACAAGAGATTTAGAGAATCGGAGAAGGCTAGTAAAGAACAGGAGAAGCAAACAGAAGCTGAGATTCAGAAGCTTAAAGAGAAGATGGAGAAGGACAGagaagaaagggaggaggagattCGCAGGCTTAGAGATGATctggagaaggagagagaagaaaggcaGAAACAAAGCGGTTGCATCATTCTTTAA
- the LOC4335932 gene encoding protein NRT1/ PTR FAMILY 4.4 has protein sequence MDVESCASSSPPPDAAVDWRGRPCEPRRHGGMRAAVFVLGIQAFEIMAIAAVGNNLITYVFGEMHFPLSQAANVVTNFVGTIFLLSLLGGFLSDSYLGCFWTMLIFGFVELSGFILLSVQAHLPQLKPPPCNMAATDGGCEQARGIKASIFFAALYLVALGSGCLKPNMIAHGADQFAAAAGGGGAAAADNAKRLSTYFNSAYFSFCAGELVALTALVWVQTHSGMDVGFGISAAAMAAGLVSLVSGAAFYRNKPPQGSIFTPIARVFVAAYTKRKQICPSSSSDPVNAGVCEPAHLAGGSFRHASKFRFLDKACIRAAEQGPNTKPESPWRLCTAAEVRQAKTLLAVAPIFACTIVFNTVLAQLQTFSVQQGSAMDTALGGAGSSFRIPPASLQAIPYAMLLALVPAYELLLVPLMRRATGARSGITPLQRIGVGLCTVPLSMVAAATVEHRRRDLSLSAGGAPPRAMSVLWIVPQFLVFGVSEMFTAVGLIEFFYKQARGAGMQSFLTALTYCSYAFGFYLSSVLVSLVNRVTASRGGGGHGGWLGDNDLDKDRLDLFYWMLAVLSVINFFCYLLCARWYNSGGADDGCDASASAQVAAEGDGNGKEII, from the exons ATGGATGTGGAGAGctgcgcgtcgtcgtcgccgccgccggatgccgccgtcgactggcgcggccggccgtgcgagccgcgccgccacggcggcatgcgcgccgccgtcttcgtgCTAG GGATCCAGGCGTTCGAGATCATGGCGATCGCGGCGGTGGGGAACAACCTGATAACGTACGTGTTCGGGGAGATGCACTTCCCGCTGTCGCAGGCGGCCAACGTGGTGACCAACTTCGTCGGCACCATCTTCCTACTCTCCCTCCTCGGCGGATTCCTCTCCGACTCCTACCTCGGCTGCTTCTGGACCATGCTCATCTTCGGCTTCGTCGAGCTCTcg GGTTTCATACTTCTGTCGGTGCAAGCTCACCTGCCGCAGctgaagccgccgccgtgcaacATGGCGGCCACGGACGGCGGCTGCGAGCAGGCAAGGGGCATCAAGGCGAGCATCTTCTTCGCCGCGCTCTACCTCGTGGCGCTCGGCAGCGGCTGCCTCAAGCCCAACATGATCGCGCACGGCGCCGACCAGttcgcggccgcggccggcggcggcggcgccgccgcggcggacaaTGCCAAGAGGCTCTCGACCTACTTCAATTCGGCCTACTTCAGCTTctgcgccggcgagctcgtcgcGCTGACGGCGCTGGTCTGGGTGCAGACGCACTCCGGGATGGACGTCGGGTTcggcatctccgccgccgccatggcggccGGGCTCGTCAGCCTCGTCTCCGGCGCCGCCTTCTACCGGAACAAGCCTCCTCAGGGCAGCATCTTCACGCCCATTGCAAGG GTGTTTGTTGCCGCCTACACCAAGAGGAAGCAAATCTGCCCTTCCAGCTCCTCCGATCCCGTCAATGCCGGCGTTTGCGAGCCGgcgcacctcgccggcggcagctTCCGCCACGCCAGCAAGTTCAG GTTCTTGGACAAGGCGTGCATCAGGGCGGCGGAGCAGGGGCCGAACACGAAGCCGGAGAGCCCGTGGCGGCTGTGCacggcggccgaggtgcggcAGGCCAAGACGCTCCTCGCCGTGGCGCCCATCTTCGCGTGCACCATCGTCTTCAACACCGTGCTGGCGCAGCTGCAGACGTTCTCGGTGCAGCAGGGGAGCGCCATGGACACCgcgctcggcggcgccggctcctCGTTCCGCATCCCGCCGGCGTCGCTGCAGGCCATCCCCTACGCCATGCTGCTGGCGCTCGTCCCGGCGTACGAGCTCCTCCTCGTCCCGCTCATGAGGCGCGCCACAGGGGCGCGGTCCGGGATCACCCCGCTCCAGCGGATCGGCGTGGGCCTCTGCACCGTGCCGCTCtccatggtcgccgccgccaccgtcgagcACAGGCGCCGCGACCTGTCCCtgtccgccggcggcgcgccgccgcgggcgatGTCCGTGCTGTGGATCGTGCCGCAGTTCCTCGTGTTCGGCGTGTCGGAGATGTTCACCGCCGTGGGGCTCATCGAGTTCTTCTACAAGCAGGCGCGCGGCGCCGGCATGCAGTCCTTCCTCACGGCGCTCACCTACTGCTCCTACGCCTTCGGCTTCTACCTCAGCTCGGTGCTCGTGTCGCTCGTGAACCGTGTCACGgcgagccgcggcggcggcggccatggcgggtgGCTCGGCGACAACGACCTGGACAAGGACAGGCTGGACCTCTTCTACTGGATGCTCGCCGTGCTCAGCGTGATCAACTTCTTCTGCTACCTGCTCTGCGCGAGGTGGTACAactccggcggcgccgacgacggctgcgacgcctccgcctccgctcaGGTCGCCGCCGaaggcgacggcaacggcaagGAGATcatctga